Proteins from a single region of Pungitius pungitius chromosome 4, fPunPun2.1, whole genome shotgun sequence:
- the tradd gene encoding tumor necrosis factor receptor type 1-associated DEATH domain protein, whose translation MADKTVDGGPWTGCAVMFLRSLCPGVNLLSLFKDREQGKFIVFKVIKLTLTDSAGGLGGHEILKVHDADPFLGVEMKFEDMLACRQFLESYSSGAVRQSLSQHAGRLLTLPQEFTVETQLKASTHILDLYLDQLELCLQHIHLSQPERLRDEEIEHLEEQLQTQVRGPVPQPAPPTQEECPVPSNCFKFQNKVFEDRMLSAGDVQSFSNGVGRHWKHVGRALGKSCRALKGLAIDNLAYEYEREGLYEQAYQLLSRFIQAEGRAAKLSRLVKALEDCKLTSLAESILEIQPRE comes from the exons ATGGCCGACAAGACTGTGGATGGTGGGCCGTGGACCGGATGTGCCGTCATGTTCCTGCGCTCCCTCTGTCCTGGTGTgaacctgctctctctcttcaaagACAGAGAACAGGGAAAGTTCATCGTTTTTAAAGTCATCAAGCTGACACTCACAG ATTCTGCCGGAGGTCTGGGCGGTCACGAGATACTTAAGGTCCATGACGCCGACCCGTTTCTGGGGGTGGAGATGAAGTTCGAGGACATGTTGGCATGTCGGCAGTTCCTGGAGAGCTACAGCTCAGGGGCGGTACGTCAGTCCCTCTCTCAACACGCCGGCCGACTTCTTACTCTTCCCCAGGAGTTCACTGTGGAAACTCAGCTCAAGGCCAGCACACACATCCTGGACCTCTATCTGGACCAGCTGGAGCTCTGCTTGCAGCACATCCACCTGTCACAG CCCGAGCGCCTGCGCGATGAGGAGATTGAAcatctggaggagcagctgcagacTCAGGTCCGCGGCCCTGTCCCtcagcctgccccccccacacaggaaGAGTGTCCCGTCCCCAGCAACTGCTTCAAGTTTCAGAATAAAGTGTTTG AGGACCGAATGCTGAGCGCGGGAGACGTTCAGAGCTTTTCTAACGGAGTGGGCCGACATTGGAAGCACGTGGGCAGGGCCCTGGGTAAGAGCTGCCGGGCTCTGAAGGGCCTGGCCATAGACAACCTGGCCTACGAGTACGAGAGAGAAGGGCTGTACGAGCAAGCCTACCAGCTGCTCAGTCGCTTCATCCAGGCAGAGGGGAGGGCGGCCAAGCTGAGCCGACTGGTCAAAGCGCTGGAGGACTGCAAACTCACCAGCCTGGCGGAAAGTATTCTGGAGATTCAGCCACGAGAGTGA
- the gnao1b gene encoding guanine nucleotide binding protein (G protein), alpha activating activity polypeptide O, b — MGCTLSAEERAALDRSKAIEKNLKEDGVVAAKDVKLLLLGGGESGKSTIVKQMKIIHEDGFSGDDVKQYKPVVYSNTIQSLAAILRAMDSLGIEFGDKDRKADAKLVCDVVSRMEDTEPYSAELLTAMKRVWTDAGTQECFSRAREYQLNDSAQYYLDSLDRIGAPDYQPTEQDILRTRVKTTGIVETHFTFKNLHFRLFDVGGQRSERKKWIHCFEDVTAIIFCVAMSGYDQVLHEDETTNRMHESLMLFDSICNNKFFIDTSIILFLNKKDLFAEKIKKSPLTICFPEYTGANTYDDATAYIQVQFESKNRSPNKEIYCHLTCATDTGNIQVVFDAVTDIIIANNLRGCGLY, encoded by the exons ATGGGATGTACACTGAGCGCCGAGGAGCGCGCCGCTCTGGACCGGAGCAAGGCCATCGAGAAGAACCTGAAAGAGGACGGGGTGGTCGCCGCCAAGGACGTCAAGCTGCTCCTGCTCG GCGGCGGGGAGTCCGGTAAAAGCACCATCGTCAAACAGATGAA GATTATTCATGAAGATGGCTTTTCTGGGGATGATGTGAAGCAGTACAAGCCTGTGGTCTACAGCAACACCATCCAGAGCTTGGCGGCCATCCTTCGAGCCATGGACTCACTGGGCATCGAGTTTGGAGACAAGGATAGAAAA GCCGATGCTAAGCTGGTGTGCGATGTGGTCAGTCGTATGGAGGACACAGAGCCGTACTCCGCAGAGCTTCTCACTGCTATGAAGCGCGTATGGACCGATGCTGGGACTCAGGAGTGCTTCAGCCGCGCCCGTGAATACCAACTCAACGACTCTGCCCAATA CTACCTGGACAGTCTAGACCGGATCGGGGCGCCAGACTACCAGCCCACGGAGCAGGATATCCTGAGAACCCGAGTGAAGACCACTGGTATCGTCGAAACCCACTTCACCTTCAAAAACCTCCATTTCAG GCTGTTTGACgttgggggtcagaggtcagagaggaAGAAGTGGATCCACTGCTTTGAAGATGTGACTGCCATTATTTTCTGCGTTGCTATGAGCGGGTACGACCAGGTGCTCCATGAAGATGAAACAACT AACCGCATGCATGAGTCACTCATGCTCTTTGACTCCATCTGTAACAACAAGTTCTTCATCGACACCTcaatcatcctcttcctcaacaaGAAGGATCTGTTTGCTGAAAAGATCAAGAAGTCACCGCTGACGATCTGTTTTCCAGAATACACAG GTGCTAATACTTACGACGATGCTACTGCATATATTCAGGTTCAGTTTGAAAGTAAGAACCGCTCTCCCAATAAGGAGATCTACTGTCACCTGACCTGTGCCACAGACACAGGAAACATCCAGGTAGTGTTTGATGCCGTCACCGACATCATTATTGCAAACAACCTTAGAGGGTGTGGCTTATACTGA
- the cog4 gene encoding conserved oligomeric Golgi complex subunit 4, producing MADSGTIAAKRCDSGSLSSVSMDTISALTELEDLERVYHQLCSEEKEVDSELDRLVGQEGTIHTKMLALQRMGPSLQLIGGDASQLSGMITFTCSLAENVSRKVRQLDLAKTRLYNVIQRADDILDLKFCTDGVQTALHNEDYEQAAAHIHRYLSLDQSVIELSRQGEESSAVDASLVMLQEAEKKLKVIVAEKLDEAVAAVDLSQVERFFKIFPLLGLHQQGLARFGQYLCSQLASKAEENLILAAGGELGEKRAPLVFADTLTLLLEGIARVVETHQPIVETYYGPGHLYTLITHLQQECDQQAQKIVDKFIQQRGYHNKFQVVQSSMMKNTPGEGIEPKELDPVLTEVTLMNARAELYLRFLRRRVLADFEVGDAQSVTQEHQQNVEKLLKHCLLSRTMQELIGYYVPMEEYYMRESVNKAVTMDTYEKGQLNSSMVDDCFYIVKKCISRALSSSSIDCLCAMINHANSVLESDFREVLNNKLRQGFPATTLQDIQRGVSSAVSLMQSSLQQGKFNTMGIESAENAKAAFLVTLNNVEVCSENITTLKRNLENDCSKLFNQGPGSGEQAKIESCLSDLVNTSTKFKDLLQEGLTELNTTAIKSQIKPWISGFLSITHNIEEEEFNDYEANDPWVQQLIINLEQLMTEFKTALSPIIYDTLTSLMTSLISIEMEKTVLKCSFSRLGGLQFDKELRSLVAYLTTVTTWTIRDKFARLTQMATILNLERVTEILDYWGPNSGPLTWRLTPAEVRQVLALRVDFRSEDIKRLRL from the exons ATGGCGGACAGCGGAACCATCGCAGCGAAAAGATGCGACTCTGGCTCGCTGTCCTCTGTGAGCATGGACACCATCTCGGCGCTGACggagctggaggacctggagagGGTTTACCACCAGCTCTGCTCGGAGGAG AAAGAAGTGGATTCTGAGCTGGACAGACTGGTGGGACAGGAAGGGACCATTCACACAAAGATGCTAGCACTGCAGAGGATGGG GCCCAGCTTGCAGTTGATTGGTGGAGATGCCAGTCAGTTGTCGGGTATGATCACATTTACCTGCAGCCTGGCTGAAAACGTCAGCCGCAAAGTCAGACAGCTTGACCTGGCGAAG ACACGGCTGTACAACGTCATCCAGCGTGCAGACGACATCCTCGATCTGAAGTTCTGCACAGACGGCGTGCAGACTGCTCTACATAACGAAGATTACGAGCAGGCTGCCGCCCACATCCACCGTTACCTCTCTCTGGACCAGTCGGTTATCGAGCTCAGCCGTCAGGGAGAAGAGA GCAGTGCTGTGGATGCCAGTCTGGTGATGCTGCAGGAGGCAGAGAAGAAACTGAAGGTGATCGTTGCTGAGAAGCTGGATGAAGCTGTTGCTGCAGTTGACCTCTCACAAGTGGAAAGGTTTTTCAAGATCTTCCCTCTGTTGGGACTCCACCAGCAGGGCCTCGCCCGTTTTGGCCAATATCTCTGCAGTCAG CTTGCCTCCAAAGCTGAGGAGAACCTGATcttggctgcaggaggagagctggGCGAGAAGAGAGCACCGCTTGTATTTGCAGACACTCTGACACTGTTGCTTGAGG GTATTGCTCGTGTAGTCGAGACTCATCAGCCCATAGTAGAGACGTATTATGGTCCAGGCCATCTCTACACACTCATCACCCACCTGCAGCAAGAATGTGACCAACAGGCCCAGAAAATAGTTGACAAGTTCATCCAGCAGAGAGGATACCACAACAAG TTTCAGGTCGTCCAGAGTAGCATGATGAAGAATACGCCGGGAGAGGGAATCGAGCCCAA AGAACTGGACCCTGTACTGACTGAAGTAACCCTGATGAACGCAAGGGCCGAGCTCTACCTGCGCTTCCTACGCCGTCGCGTGCTGGCTGACTTTGAAGTCGGGGATGCTCAGAGCGTCACGCAGG AGCACCAGCAGAACGTGGAGAAGCTCCTGAAACACTGTTTGCTGAGCAGGACGATGCAAGAGCTGATTGGATACTATGTTCCAATGGAAGAGTACTACATGAGAGAGTCTGTCAACAAG GCTGTTACTATGGATACATATGAAAAGGGTCAGCTGAACTCCAGTATGGTGGATGACTGTTTCTATATCGTGAAGAAGTGCATCAGTAGAGCGTTATCCAGCTCCAGCATCGATTGCCTCTGTGCCATGATCAACCACGCCAACTCTGTGCTGGAGTCTGACTTCAG GGAGGTGCTAAATAATAAGCTGCGGCAGGGGTTCCCAGCTACGACACTTCAGGACATCCAGCGGGGCGTCAGCAGTGCGGTCAGTCTGATGCAGAGCAGCTTGCAGCAGGGGAAGTTCAACACAATGGGAATCGAGAGTGCTGAAAATGCCAAAGCGGCATTTCTG GTGACTCTGAATAACGTTGAGGTGTGTAGTGAGAACATCACAACGTTAAAGAGGAACCTTGAG AATGACTGCTCCAAGTTGTTCAATCAGGGCCCCGGCTCTGGGGAACAAGCTAAGATCGAAAGCTGTCTGTCTGACCTCGTCAATACATCCACCAAGTTCAAGGATCTCTTACAG GAGGGTCTGACTGAGTTAAACACAACAGCTATAAAGTCTCAGATCAAACCCTGGATCAGCGGTTtcctctccatcacacacaacaTAGAAGAG GAGGAGTTTAATGATTACGAAGCTAATGATCCCTGGGTGCAGCAGCTCATCATTAACTTGGAGCAGCTCATGACGGAGTTCAAG ACGGCCTTATCTCCTATCATCTACGACACTCTGACCAGCCTGATGACCAGCTTGATATCTattgaaatggagaagacggTTCTCAAATGCTCATTCAGCCGG CTCGGAGGGCTGCAGTTCGATAAAGAGCTTCGGTCTCTTGTGGCGTATCTCACCACCGTGACCACCTGGACCATCAGGGACAAGTTTGCTCGCCTCACACAAATGGCCACCATCCTCAACCTGGAGAGG GTAACCGAGATCTTGGATTACTGGGGCCCAAACTCGGGCCCTCTGACGTGGCGGCTGACCCCGGCGGAGGTGCGTCAAGTTCTGGCGCTTCGCGTTGACTTCAGAAGTGAAGATATCAAGAGGCTGAGACTGTAA
- the LOC119197050 gene encoding zinc finger BED domain-containing protein has translation MLNEAGIISAIDGIPDGVQRRPVAGRYQEASDGRPVKRKRNKRSLIWRHYVELDSFAAARCCICMKVQSIEGGSTSNLHRHMSNRHPEVFSQLAADRRHPPPTHSPHISDANVEVVLEDEDSDTLDSAMNGIRECTQEDPAEEMTHEEASDDNPVKRRRSKRSLIWRHYEQLDHLAAARCRICMKKLQYFEGGSTSNLHRHMSKRHPEMFSQLLADGQPPPTPHSSHSSGVNGDTFMPPKNAGATEKPRQFSGLLKVSKASVGEKFVLRRERELIEALRAAQREEARALEHQRELLEKLRAMNAREAAAEREQIESLRTAQLEEAKDLSRQREEVQKEKSELLKKLEELQRERQELV, from the exons ATGTTGAATGAAGCTGGTATAATCTCTGCCATTGATGGCATCCCGGACGGTGTTCAACGGCGTCCAGTAGCAGGAAGATATCAAGAGGCGAGTGATGGTCGCCCCGTAAAACGTAAACGGAATAAACGCAGCTTGATTTGGAGGCACTATGTGGAACTGGACAGTTTTGCAGCTGCTCGCTGTTGCATTTGCATGAAGGTACAGTCCATTGAGGGCGGCAGCACCAGCAACCTGCACCGGCACATGTCAAACAGACACCCGGAGGTGTTTTCTCAGCTAGCAGCTGATCGGCGGCACCCACCACCAACCCACTCACCACACATCTCAGATGCTAATG TGGAAGTGGTTCTAGAAGACGAAGACTCTGACACCCTTGATTCTGCTATGAATGGCATCCGAGAGTGTACACAAGAAGATCCAGCGGAGGAGATGACACACGAAGAGGCGAGCGATGACAACCCTGTAAAACGTAGACGGAGTAAACGCAGCTTGATTTGGAGGCACTACGAGCAACTGGACCATTTGGCTGCTGCCCGCTGTCGCATTTGCATGAAGAAGTTACAGTACTTTGAAGGCGGCAGTACCAGCAACTTGCATCGACACATGTCCAAAAGACACCCGGAGATGTTTTCTCAGCTACTTGCAGACGGGCAGCCGCCACCAACCCCCCACTCGTCACACAGCTCAGGTGTTAACGGTGACACGTTCATGCCACCAAAGAACGCCGGGGCGACGGAGAAGCCGAGGCAGTTTTCTG GTTTGTTAAAAGTTTCAAAAGCGTCCGTAGGCGAAAAGTTTGTACTCAGGAGAGAGCGGGAGCTGATAGAAGCTCTGAGGGCAGCGCAGAGAGAAGAGGCCCGGGCTCTGGAGCATCagagggagctgctggagaagctgcGTGCAATGAATGCCAGAGAGgcagctgcagagagggagcagATTGAGTCATTGAGGACAGCACAGCTGGAGGAAGCCAAAGACTTGAGTCGACAAAGAGAAgaggtgcagaaggagaagtCAGAGCTGCTGAAGAAGTTGGAAGAGCTTCAACGGGAAAGACAAGAACTTGTCTAG
- the gfod2 gene encoding glucose-fructose oxidoreductase domain-containing protein 2: protein MLPGVGVFGTGSTARVLVPLLKAEGFEVHALWGQSEEEAGCLARELGIPFHTSRSDDVLLHQDVDLVCISIPPSMTRQIAVKALGIGKNVVCEKAATAVDSFKMVTAARYYPQLLSIMGNTLRFLPAFVAMHQLLAEGYVGKIQVCDVRVYGPSLLDPSYGWTCEELMGGGGLHTVGSSIIDLLNYLTSTRAHRVHGLVRTFVQQNDLIQGIRRITSDDFCFFQMLMDGGLCCTVTLNFNMPGSFVHEVMVVGSTGRLVARGAELYGQRNGSKGEELLLGDSGWVGPEVKEMPLPQLLGLSSMVKGLRQSFQDYEERRSWAQGPVAMAQTFEDGLYVQTVVEAVKRSSCSGEWECVEIMSQEPDPNHNLCEALQRNKN, encoded by the exons ATGTTGCCAGGAGTCGGTGTATTTGGCACGGGCAGCACAGCCCGAGTGCTTGTCCCGTTGTTGAAAGCTGAAGGCTTTGAGGTTCATGCGCTCTGGGGGCAAAGCGAAGAGGAGGCAGGCTGCTTGGCGAGGGAGCTTGGCATCCCATTTCACACCAGCCGATCTGACGACGTCCTGCTGCACCAAGATGTCGACCTTGTTTGTATCTCCATACCACCCTCAATGACAAGACAGATTGCTGTAAAAGCACTGG GTATTGGTAAGAAtgttgtgtgtgagaaagcTGCAACTGCTGTGGACTCATTCAAGATGGTGACTGCTGCCAGATACTACCCACAGCTGCTTAGCATTATGGGTAATACCCTGCGCTTCCTGCCAGCTTTTGTGGCAATGCACCAGCTGCTGGCGGAGGGATACGTTGGAAAAATTCAGGTGTGTGATGTCCGAGTCTATGGCCCCAGCCTCCTGGATCCGTCTTACGGCTGGACATGTGAGGAGCTGATGGGAGGAGGCGGTCTCCACACGGTCGGCTCTTCCATCATTGACCTTTTAAATTACTTAACTAGTACTCGGGCCCATCGTGTTCATGGCCTGGTGCGGACCTTTGTACAACAAAATGATTTGATCCAAGGCATCCGCCGCATCACCAGCGACGATTTTTgctttttccaaatgttgatGGATGGAGGTCTATGTTGCACTGTGACCCTAAACTTTAACATGCCAGGGTCATTTGTGCACGAGGTTATGGTAGTTGGATCCACTGGGAGACTGGTTGCCAGGGGTGCAGAGCTGTATGGCCAACGCAATGGAAGTAAAGGTGAGGAGCTGTTGCTAGGAGACAGTGGGTGGGTGGGACCAGAGGTTAAAGAGATGCCCCTTCCTCAGCTGCTTGGGTTGAGCTCCATGGTAAAGGGGCTGAGACAGTCTTTTCAGGATTACGAGGAGCGCAGGTCATGGGCACAAGGACCGGTTGCCATGGCACAAACATTTGAGGATGGTCTCTATGTGCAGACGGTGGTTGAGGCAGTGAAACGGTCCAGCTGTAGTGGAGAATGGGAGTGTGTTGAGATCATGAGTCAGGAGCCAGATCCAAATCACAACCTGTGTGAGGCTCTGCAGAGAAATAAGAACTAA
- the thap11 gene encoding THAP domain-containing protein 11, whose amino-acid sequence MPGFTCCVPGCYNNSHRDRDLRFYTFPKETTLRELWLRNISRAGVSGCFSTFQPTTGHRVCSVHFAGGRKTYTIRVPSLFPLRGVNERRSRRGRGRKVAAAVPAPAAAATSGIVLTGVLDGAAVGAEGTAGGEASEDGITVVQIGQNGEYLGTARLPAQSEGNCFHPAVTEELTADDSSVETVSTVQYVSVTSSPLDHSYSLTTGTTSAELLRKLNEQRDIIALMEVKMKEMKATIRQLRVAEAKLQEEVRERDRLLYGNSVAFGVRKKV is encoded by the coding sequence ATGCCCGGGTTCACCTGCTGTGTGCCTGGGTGCTACAACAACTCGCATCGGGACCGGGACCTGCGCTTCTACACATTTCCTAAAGAAACCACGCTGAGGGAGCTGTGGCTACGGAACatctcccgagccggggtgaGCGGCTGCTTCAGCACCTTCCAGCCCACCACAGGACACCGGGTCTGCAGCGTGCACTTCGCAGGCGGGAGGAAGACCTACACCATACGAGTACCGTCCCTCTTCCCTCTGCGCGGGGTGAACGAGCGCCGCAGTCGGCGGGGAAGAGGCAGGAAAGTGGCCGCGGCGGTTCCTGCTCCCGCCGCCGCAGCGACCTCCGGGATCGTGCTCACCGGAGTCCTGGACGGCGCGGCCGTGGGAGCCGAGGGAACCGCCGGCGGGGAGGCGAGCGAGGACGGCATCACCGTAGTTCAGATCGGCCAAAACGGCGAGTACCTGGGCACGGCGCGGCTGCCCGCCCAGTCCGAGGGGAACTGCTTCCACCCCGCCGTCACCGAGGAACTCACGGCCGACGATTCATCGGTGGAGACCGTGTCCACCGTGCAGTACGTCAGCGTGACCAGCAGCCCGCTGGACCACTCGTACTCCCTGACCACCGGCACCACGTCGGCCGAGCTGCTGCGGAAACTGAACGAGCAGCGGGACATCATCGcgctgatggaggtgaagatgaaggagatgaaggcGACCATCCGCCAGCTGCGGGTAGCCGAGGccaagctgcaggaggaggtgcgGGAACGGGACCGGCTGCTGTACGGGAACTCTGTGGCGTTTGGCGTCCGGAAGAAGGTGTGA